A genomic segment from Luteolibacter ambystomatis encodes:
- a CDS encoding AAA family ATPase, with the protein MFLRRLVLENIRSIEFLDIDFTAPDGTGKTRQWTCILGENGIGKSTILRSAALLLAGSEALPKLLDDPKRWLRIGTTLGRISAQIVTQDGKVREISLELGRRDNLTSILKRNEKNLKDLDAALSHSSRNYFTAGYGVSRRFPSPDSEKFQGDSSMLPRAQSVATLFRGDSSLRSVESWAMDLHYRRGSVGLKMIREAFDALLPEVKFYKIDKERRQLLFSTADGRIPLGQLSDGYQSVISWYGDLLFRITEVFRNYKKPQEARGLLLLDEVDLHLHPKWQRRVIDHLRTTLPNLQFVATTHSPLTAQQCGEAELYVVKREGKGPVTLHHYEDAPNLLRVDQILVSPVFGLDSGMSVAVEKLRAKKSSDLTADEKEVLLSVPRPRVDAESEKEKIALLKEVRQELLKSGGKPRATKKATKGAKKATKGSKGVVMVTKAVGPAAYQAPSVRGADRPMIKAALKAK; encoded by the coding sequence ATGTTTCTCCGCCGCCTTGTTCTGGAAAACATCCGCTCCATTGAGTTCCTGGATATCGACTTCACTGCCCCTGATGGGACGGGGAAAACCCGGCAGTGGACTTGCATCCTTGGGGAGAACGGAATCGGCAAGAGCACCATCTTGCGCTCTGCCGCGCTGCTTCTCGCCGGCAGTGAGGCCTTGCCCAAGTTGCTGGACGACCCGAAGCGCTGGCTCCGAATCGGGACGACGCTCGGCCGCATCAGCGCCCAGATCGTGACCCAAGATGGGAAAGTTCGCGAGATCAGCCTGGAGCTGGGCAGGCGGGACAACCTCACTTCGATACTGAAGCGAAACGAGAAGAACCTGAAGGATCTTGATGCAGCGCTCTCGCATTCCTCCCGCAATTATTTCACCGCGGGCTACGGAGTGTCGCGTCGCTTCCCAAGCCCGGATAGCGAGAAGTTCCAGGGGGATTCATCCATGCTCCCGCGTGCGCAAAGCGTGGCAACCCTCTTCCGGGGCGACAGCTCGTTGCGCTCGGTCGAGTCGTGGGCGATGGACTTGCATTACCGGCGAGGCTCGGTGGGCTTGAAAATGATCCGCGAAGCGTTCGATGCTTTGCTGCCCGAGGTTAAATTCTACAAGATCGACAAGGAGCGACGTCAGCTCTTGTTCAGCACGGCTGACGGACGAATTCCCTTAGGTCAGCTTAGTGATGGCTATCAAAGCGTTATTTCGTGGTATGGCGACCTGCTGTTCCGCATCACTGAAGTATTCCGGAACTACAAGAAGCCTCAAGAAGCCCGCGGGCTTCTGCTGCTCGACGAAGTGGATCTTCATCTGCACCCCAAGTGGCAGCGCCGGGTGATCGACCACCTTCGAACCACGCTCCCCAATCTCCAATTCGTCGCGACCACCCACTCGCCACTCACGGCACAGCAGTGCGGCGAGGCAGAGCTCTACGTCGTGAAGCGGGAGGGTAAGGGACCTGTCACTCTCCATCATTACGAAGACGCGCCCAATTTGCTGCGTGTCGACCAAATCCTCGTAAGTCCAGTCTTCGGCCTCGATAGCGGGATGTCGGTTGCGGTGGAGAAACTGCGCGCGAAGAAGTCTTCCGATCTCACTGCCGACGAGAAGGAAGTTCTTCTCAGTGTTCCGCGGCCGCGGGTGGATGCGGAGAGCGAAAAGGAGAAGATCGCATTGCTGAAGGAGGTCCGACAGGAGTTACTGAAGAGCGGGGGAAAACCCCGTGCAACGAAGAAGGCCACGAAAGGTGCCAAGAAAGCCACAAAGGGCTCCAAGGGGGTGGTGATGGTGACCAAGGCCGTCGGTCCAGCTGCCTATCAGGCGCCGAGTGTTCGAGGGGCTGATCGTCCCATGATCAAAGCCGCCTTGAAGGCCAAATGA
- a CDS encoding sigma-70 family RNA polymerase sigma factor: MTESATRVERAVSTAEFEELLISHQRRLFLYIKSLVTNYHQAEDLLQRTNLILWRKRTNFEAGSNFHAWSFAIARFEALSQLRQLRRDKRVFADLDEDIEDIECPLPIYPDYPDPDAAALSALKDCLKRLPARDQELVMMRYGTDKTLGDYAKDLNRKPGTLKARLFKIRENLRKGIEAELLKIDGEWVESYGSSIIVGAMGPPEIRW; the protein is encoded by the coding sequence ATGACTGAGAGCGCCACCCGCGTAGAACGTGCTGTCTCGACAGCGGAGTTCGAGGAATTGCTAATCTCGCACCAGCGGCGCCTCTTCCTCTACATAAAATCGTTGGTGACGAACTACCACCAAGCGGAAGACCTCTTGCAGCGAACCAATCTGATCTTGTGGAGGAAGCGAACAAACTTTGAAGCCGGTTCGAACTTCCATGCTTGGTCATTCGCCATTGCCCGATTTGAGGCCCTCAGCCAATTGCGCCAATTGCGCCGCGACAAACGCGTCTTCGCGGATCTGGATGAGGACATCGAGGATATTGAATGTCCTCTGCCCATTTACCCGGATTACCCTGATCCCGACGCTGCGGCTCTGTCTGCTTTGAAAGATTGCCTCAAGCGACTACCCGCCCGGGACCAGGAACTGGTCATGATGCGCTACGGCACGGATAAAACCCTCGGCGACTATGCAAAGGATCTCAATCGCAAACCCGGAACGCTCAAGGCCCGGCTTTTCAAGATTCGTGAGAACCTGAGAAAAGGTATCGAGGCCGAATTGCTGAAGATCGATGGGGAGTGGGTGGAGTCATATGGCTCGTCCATCATTGTGGGCGCTATGGGCCCTCCGGAGATCCGGTGGTAG
- a CDS encoding response regulator, giving the protein MCTCDTAEQALERLPKHKPDVVLMDIQLPKMSGVECVAQLKKILPEVQVIMVTVYEDPDRIFAALRNGASGYLLKRSTPEQVLAAIREVQAGGAPMSTEIARKVILHFREQSTVADDVEHLTSREREVLELLANGFVNKEIAERTGVSVDTVRYYLKRIYVKLHVRTRTEAALKYHRPK; this is encoded by the coding sequence GTGTGCACCTGCGACACTGCAGAACAGGCATTGGAGCGTCTTCCCAAGCACAAGCCGGACGTGGTGCTCATGGACATCCAGCTTCCGAAGATGTCAGGTGTCGAGTGCGTCGCGCAGCTCAAGAAGATTCTTCCGGAGGTTCAGGTAATCATGGTGACAGTCTACGAGGATCCGGACCGCATTTTTGCCGCTCTTCGCAACGGGGCCTCAGGTTACCTCCTCAAGCGATCGACTCCCGAGCAGGTGCTGGCTGCAATTCGGGAAGTCCAAGCGGGCGGAGCGCCGATGAGCACTGAGATTGCCCGCAAGGTCATTCTCCATTTCCGGGAACAATCGACTGTTGCTGACGATGTAGAGCATCTCACCTCCCGGGAGCGTGAGGTTTTGGAACTACTCGCCAATGGATTCGTCAACAAAGAGATCGCGGAACGAACCGGTGTGTCCGTTGATACCGTCAGGTACTATTTGAAGCGTATCTACGTGAAGCTCCACGTTCGGACCAGAACGGAGGCGGCGCTGAAGTATCACAGGCCGAAGTGA
- a CDS encoding type IV secretory system conjugative DNA transfer family protein has protein sequence MTNPSTSQATKARDWPSDTAVLLELGRGSRIENFWTVNDAFQGTQIFGATGSGKSSGSGKAIARAFMESNFGGLVLVAKTDERHAWEELARDTRRSSDLLVFSESNPHRFNFLRYERQRPGKGAGNTENLINLFWSVMEVADRRNARGGEAYWNRALKQLLRNAIDLAVIATGDVDLSSLYRIVTSAPNSLAETSDSAWQRDSVCFALLNAAEQKADKTGRRHDFEMTRQYWLREFAQLAIETRTGIVSMFTSMADCFLRGMLREMFCGAQNFSPEDSFEGRVILLDFPVKEYHELGIFAQILFKYVWQRAVERRIPPSVKRGIAQETIRPVFLWADESQFFVNQYDALFQSTARSSRACTVYLTQNLPGYQAAFTSEGGKPAAEAFLGNLQTKIFHANGDPQTNNWAADSIGRAKQIQASSGVAQGDRQGSSQNAGGAFAIEFIVQPQEFTELRTGGLENRGIVDSIIFQGGRRWLAEEGKGDVPRNFLRHSFNQLST, from the coding sequence GTGACGAATCCATCGACTTCGCAAGCCACAAAAGCCCGTGATTGGCCGTCCGACACTGCGGTTCTTCTTGAGCTGGGGCGCGGTTCTCGCATCGAGAATTTCTGGACGGTCAACGACGCCTTCCAAGGAACCCAGATTTTCGGGGCTACCGGCAGCGGGAAAAGCAGCGGGTCGGGCAAGGCAATAGCCCGGGCATTTATGGAATCCAACTTTGGCGGCTTGGTTCTAGTCGCAAAGACGGACGAACGACATGCATGGGAAGAACTTGCCAGAGACACCCGCCGATCGTCCGACCTTCTGGTTTTCTCGGAATCCAATCCCCATCGCTTCAACTTTCTACGCTACGAGCGCCAGCGACCAGGCAAGGGAGCCGGCAACACCGAGAACCTGATCAATCTGTTCTGGAGCGTCATGGAAGTTGCTGACCGCAGAAACGCCCGCGGTGGTGAGGCTTACTGGAACAGGGCCCTCAAACAACTCCTCCGTAACGCGATCGATCTCGCCGTCATTGCTACCGGGGACGTGGATCTCTCCAGTCTCTACAGGATCGTCACATCGGCCCCCAATTCATTGGCCGAAACCTCCGACTCGGCATGGCAGCGTGACTCGGTCTGCTTCGCGCTCCTGAACGCTGCAGAACAAAAGGCCGACAAGACCGGCCGGCGGCATGACTTCGAGATGACCCGGCAATACTGGCTGAGAGAGTTCGCCCAGCTCGCCATCGAAACCCGCACTGGCATCGTCAGCATGTTCACCAGCATGGCGGACTGCTTCCTTCGAGGAATGCTTCGGGAGATGTTTTGCGGTGCTCAGAACTTCTCACCGGAGGACAGCTTCGAAGGCAGGGTCATCCTGCTGGATTTCCCGGTGAAGGAATACCACGAACTCGGAATCTTTGCTCAGATCCTCTTCAAATACGTCTGGCAGCGTGCCGTCGAACGCCGCATTCCCCCGTCGGTAAAGCGAGGCATAGCCCAGGAAACAATCAGGCCGGTCTTCCTCTGGGCAGATGAGAGCCAGTTCTTCGTGAACCAGTACGACGCACTGTTCCAGAGCACCGCGCGTTCCTCTCGTGCCTGCACCGTCTACCTTACCCAGAATCTTCCTGGCTATCAGGCAGCGTTCACCTCCGAAGGAGGAAAACCGGCCGCCGAAGCGTTCCTCGGCAACCTTCAGACCAAAATATTCCACGCTAACGGCGACCCTCAAACCAACAATTGGGCAGCGGACTCTATCGGCCGAGCCAAACAGATCCAGGCTTCCAGCGGGGTGGCTCAGGGCGATCGGCAAGGATCCAGTCAGAACGCCGGTGGCGCGTTCGCCATCGAATTCATCGTCCAACCCCAGGAATTCACAGAGCTGCGAACTGGTGGCCTCGAGAATCGCGGAATCGTGGATTCGATCATTTTCCAAGGTGGCCGACGCTGGCTTGCCGAGGAAGGCAAAGGCGACGTTCCGCGAAACTTCCTTCGCCACAGCTTCAACCAATTGTCCACTTAG
- a CDS encoding HNH endonuclease gives MKKPTRKPTSVVKREVLRRFGGRCALCLAEALSGNISAGPPRTMRPEMAHFQAWSRNKSSGVENLIPLCLDHHERFDKQNQGERVAALLTGILEGRLEVSDSTVERMREEFLKLPNGRSFGELRQEIWTVKAAERLGRSLLVEEAQILCKVGQPSEAWESLRIFFGVFASPNNYREVSDALAVAGEVALAYGDASLGIALFRESESHLITARQSEKIALTSRIRLTRGIANCLLMSTATGNRLLTHSALELAARDARQAAKRDADFVASAANLEALCIVRNALGDRKSGAKPRPKSYVNRLASLDATLQGIDPLGAAYRAVNVGQVLLILGCYPDASDALEAGKSRLEALGEIENATVAAHQQVEALVKGMTGSRASPDFGRVHALLKRCVRLAGNVSNDDRYWRNMIGNLEWLERSQKDSRGEITPWSFDAREAHSPFQLGALLPKRWPVRTTRLRSLIASRGGGVRMSPLPNMQELVDLRGFMKSLVVGSRPRSNGHR, from the coding sequence TTGAAGAAGCCGACCAGAAAGCCCACGAGCGTCGTGAAGCGCGAGGTTCTGCGACGCTTCGGAGGGCGATGCGCATTGTGTCTGGCCGAGGCGCTGAGTGGTAATATTTCGGCAGGTCCGCCTCGCACGATGCGTCCTGAAATGGCGCATTTCCAGGCTTGGTCGCGCAACAAATCGAGTGGGGTGGAGAACCTGATTCCGCTTTGCCTCGATCACCACGAGAGGTTCGACAAGCAGAATCAAGGAGAGCGTGTTGCGGCACTTTTGACTGGCATCCTTGAAGGTCGGCTTGAGGTATCCGACTCCACGGTAGAAAGGATGCGCGAGGAGTTCCTGAAGCTTCCTAATGGCAGGAGCTTCGGAGAGCTGCGTCAGGAAATTTGGACGGTGAAGGCCGCGGAACGTCTTGGGCGCTCATTGCTAGTCGAGGAGGCTCAGATTCTTTGCAAAGTGGGGCAGCCGTCTGAAGCGTGGGAATCGCTGAGGATCTTCTTTGGGGTCTTTGCGTCACCGAACAATTACCGGGAGGTTAGTGACGCGCTGGCTGTCGCGGGTGAGGTGGCACTTGCGTATGGAGACGCCAGTTTGGGGATTGCGTTGTTCCGAGAAAGTGAGTCGCACCTTATCACTGCCAGGCAATCCGAGAAAATTGCGCTTACTTCAAGAATTCGGCTTACCAGGGGAATTGCCAATTGTCTCCTGATGAGCACCGCCACGGGAAATAGACTCCTGACGCATTCCGCACTGGAACTCGCAGCAAGGGATGCAAGACAGGCCGCCAAGCGCGATGCCGATTTCGTCGCGAGCGCAGCTAACCTTGAGGCTCTCTGTATCGTGCGCAACGCCTTGGGCGATCGCAAGAGCGGTGCAAAACCACGACCGAAGTCCTACGTGAATCGGTTGGCGTCCTTGGATGCAACGCTTCAGGGGATTGATCCGCTCGGAGCGGCATACCGCGCGGTGAACGTTGGGCAGGTGCTTTTGATCCTCGGGTGCTACCCTGATGCCAGTGATGCCCTAGAAGCGGGAAAGTCGCGCCTTGAGGCGCTTGGGGAAATCGAGAATGCTACCGTTGCAGCTCATCAACAAGTCGAGGCCTTGGTGAAGGGGATGACGGGCAGCCGAGCGAGCCCGGACTTTGGACGGGTACATGCCCTTCTGAAGCGTTGTGTCCGCCTTGCAGGGAACGTCTCAAATGATGATCGCTATTGGAGGAATATGATCGGTAACTTGGAATGGCTAGAGAGATCGCAAAAAGACAGCCGGGGAGAGATCACGCCATGGTCTTTCGACGCGCGAGAGGCTCATTCTCCCTTTCAGCTTGGGGCTTTGCTTCCCAAGCGTTGGCCGGTCCGGACGACCAGGCTTAGAAGTTTGATAGCAAGCCGGGGCGGGGGAGTCCGGATGAGTCCTCTGCCAAACATGCAGGAGCTCGTTGATCTTCGTGGGTTCATGAAGTCACTGGTGGTCGGATCGCGACCCCGAAGCAATGGACATCGATAA
- a CDS encoding penicillin-binding transpeptidase domain-containing protein has protein sequence MNGDGVKSGVEGQRFIVVRGGPLRGDEALSAAKFPIASLFKVVIAYAALESDKITLDEAVSCPDALPKAGKTEFTLSEAMLHSSNDFFKLLLNRLTPDELRLAIDELRFPSLPSIDQSIEEEWADLWRGGNIQASPQEVFLFTRGLGELARLSSKEAFISCLRRSEADLAGGVYGKTGTWGGAAWCTGFSLDPVSNALPDVVTVLVTYTVPHWQDAHARAMQLFHEELKSSLG, from the coding sequence ATGAACGGAGATGGGGTGAAGAGTGGTGTTGAGGGGCAGCGGTTCATCGTCGTTAGAGGCGGTCCGCTGCGAGGCGACGAAGCCTTGAGTGCCGCCAAGTTTCCGATCGCTTCTCTATTTAAAGTGGTCATTGCTTATGCCGCGCTCGAATCGGACAAAATCACTCTGGACGAGGCGGTGAGTTGCCCGGATGCCCTTCCCAAGGCAGGCAAGACTGAATTCACCCTTAGTGAAGCAATGCTCCATTCGAGCAACGACTTCTTCAAATTGTTGTTGAACCGGCTGACCCCAGATGAATTGCGATTGGCGATCGACGAGCTTCGGTTTCCGTCTTTGCCTTCTATCGACCAGAGTATCGAAGAGGAGTGGGCGGATCTCTGGAGAGGTGGCAATATTCAGGCAAGTCCTCAGGAAGTCTTTCTATTCACCCGTGGACTGGGCGAACTTGCGAGGCTGAGCTCCAAGGAGGCCTTCATCAGCTGTTTGCGAAGGTCTGAGGCTGATCTCGCTGGAGGCGTCTATGGAAAAACTGGAACCTGGGGTGGCGCTGCATGGTGCACGGGGTTTTCGCTCGATCCCGTTAGCAACGCGTTGCCAGATGTCGTGACGGTTCTCGTAACCTACACCGTTCCGCATTGGCAGGATGCTCATGCCAGGGCCATGCAGTTGTTCCACGAAGAGTTGAAGAGCAGCCTCGGCTAG
- a CDS encoding tyrosine-type recombinase/integrase, translating to MKIKALRPRKKPFRVCDGDGLYLHVTPTGRKSWQVRYRFAGKERMISGGGYPRVSLKEARDLRHRTKQLLDLNIDPCSEKQRQKLEAKFRDQNSFQRVAAEWFNSRKAEWTPRHARKIWHRLERYVFPDLGRRAIAEIKPLEVLRVIQKIETRDATELSHCQLSVCNRIFRYGIVTGRLHYNPASDLGPALRRHRVRHHPSLRPNELGEFLRQFQTLECKEVHKIAFELLLLTGLRTGELRHSKWGDIDFARWEWVLPSEITKMKEEHVVPLSDQAAALLRRLKDLTGDQKWLFPNQDPRKHPVISENFANNIIRKMGYEGKVVGHGFRSMFSTVLNEAGFNRDAVERQLAHKERNRVRAAYNRAEYWEIRGPMMQWWADFLDKAMRSDPRAGRGRSLEGFIMPAVVPGRIELGSCQPPFESGRAERQRLSRV from the coding sequence GTGAAGATCAAAGCGCTTCGACCAAGGAAGAAGCCTTTTAGGGTTTGCGACGGCGACGGGCTTTATCTGCACGTTACTCCAACAGGAAGGAAGAGCTGGCAGGTGCGCTATCGGTTCGCCGGCAAGGAGCGGATGATCTCGGGAGGTGGCTATCCACGCGTTTCGCTCAAAGAAGCCAGGGATCTTCGGCATCGAACCAAGCAGTTGCTGGATCTCAACATCGATCCATGTAGCGAAAAACAGCGCCAAAAGCTGGAGGCCAAGTTTCGCGACCAGAACAGCTTTCAGCGGGTGGCGGCGGAATGGTTCAATTCCCGCAAGGCAGAATGGACGCCTCGGCACGCTCGCAAGATCTGGCATCGTCTCGAACGATACGTCTTTCCTGATCTCGGAAGGAGAGCGATTGCCGAGATCAAGCCTCTTGAGGTGCTGCGAGTGATCCAGAAAATCGAGACCCGGGACGCGACCGAGCTGAGTCATTGCCAGCTTTCCGTCTGCAACAGGATCTTCCGATATGGGATAGTAACCGGGCGCTTGCACTACAATCCAGCCAGCGATCTGGGACCAGCCCTGCGGCGTCACCGCGTCCGTCATCATCCGTCTCTACGCCCGAACGAACTGGGGGAGTTCTTGCGACAGTTCCAAACCTTGGAATGCAAGGAGGTGCACAAGATCGCGTTTGAGCTGCTTCTCCTCACCGGGCTCAGGACCGGCGAACTGAGGCACAGCAAGTGGGGCGACATCGATTTTGCAAGATGGGAATGGGTACTGCCATCCGAGATCACCAAAATGAAGGAGGAGCATGTAGTGCCGCTTTCCGATCAGGCCGCGGCACTTCTACGTCGCTTGAAGGATCTTACCGGCGATCAGAAGTGGTTGTTCCCGAATCAAGATCCGCGCAAGCATCCGGTGATCAGCGAAAACTTCGCGAACAATATCATTCGGAAGATGGGCTATGAAGGTAAAGTCGTTGGCCACGGATTCCGCTCAATGTTCTCCACGGTCCTCAACGAAGCAGGTTTCAATCGGGATGCAGTCGAGAGGCAGCTTGCTCACAAGGAGCGCAATCGTGTCCGCGCCGCCTATAACCGGGCAGAGTATTGGGAGATCCGAGGGCCGATGATGCAGTGGTGGGCTGACTTCCTCGACAAGGCGATGCGATCAGATCCACGCGCGGGTCGTGGCAGATCGTTGGAAGGCTTCATTATGCCCGCGGTGGTGCCCGGTCGGATTGAGCTAGGGAGCTGTCAGCCGCCATTTGAGTCCGGCAGGGCAGAGCGGCAGCGACTGTCACGCGTCTAG
- a CDS encoding helix-turn-helix transcriptional regulator: protein MGRLNDGGDFPTKSIGSGGGDVRADPHGHLEAILQHCWKSGTHLEWAADGICYLASECYLVPAFFDSQKRNGESMVQEQILPEEGFAKLAQVLKVIPVSKSTWFRGIAAGKYPKPVKIGSRSSA from the coding sequence ATGGGGCGTCTAAACGATGGGGGTGATTTTCCAACAAAATCAATAGGATCTGGCGGAGGAGATGTCCGCGCTGACCCCCACGGCCACCTAGAGGCTATTCTGCAACACTGCTGGAAAAGCGGCACACATTTAGAGTGGGCAGCTGACGGTATCTGCTACCTTGCTTCCGAATGTTACCTCGTTCCTGCATTCTTCGACTCCCAAAAAAGGAATGGAGAATCGATGGTTCAGGAACAGATCCTTCCGGAGGAAGGCTTCGCAAAGCTCGCTCAAGTTTTGAAAGTGATCCCTGTGAGCAAGAGCACCTGGTTTCGAGGGATTGCCGCCGGCAAATACCCGAAGCCAGTCAAAATCGGAAGTCGCTCGTCCGCTTGA